In Polaromonas sp. JS666, one genomic interval encodes:
- a CDS encoding Bug family tripartite tricarboxylate transporter substrate binding protein, translating to MPFKFSAARRTLGLAAFALAAAGLLPATAGAQQFPTKPVRIITPFPVGGGPDGVARLVADKLSRTWGQPVVVENRPGGNGFIAIDAFKRGSKDGHDLIVLDNVHLAAYPALFKKLPYDAGKDFDALLPLFKTYFFFTVPTTSKYKSIADLVADAKANPGKLDYGSWSVGNPVHLGSELFESATGTQMEHVIYKETTQLYTSVSTGELAFALGSSATAGPLQRAAKLRFLAVAAPKRVAAFPDVPTVGESGGPKGFEVTGWNAMAVPKGLPDAVSDKIKRDIEKALAEPDVLEKFKSFGYEPFPQTREQFNQFVQSETRRFGDVIRKANVSLD from the coding sequence ATGCCTTTCAAGTTCTCTGCAGCACGCCGCACCCTGGGCCTGGCCGCATTCGCGCTGGCCGCCGCCGGTTTGCTGCCGGCCACGGCCGGCGCCCAGCAGTTTCCGACCAAGCCGGTGCGCATCATCACGCCGTTTCCGGTGGGCGGTGGCCCTGATGGCGTGGCGCGTCTGGTGGCCGACAAACTGTCACGCACCTGGGGTCAGCCGGTGGTGGTCGAGAACCGGCCCGGCGGCAACGGTTTCATCGCGATCGATGCCTTCAAGCGCGGCAGCAAGGATGGGCATGACCTGATCGTGCTCGACAACGTGCACCTGGCAGCCTACCCGGCGCTGTTCAAGAAACTGCCCTACGACGCAGGCAAGGACTTTGATGCGCTGCTGCCGCTCTTCAAGACCTACTTTTTCTTCACCGTGCCGACGACCAGCAAATACAAGTCAATCGCTGACCTGGTGGCCGACGCGAAGGCCAACCCCGGCAAGCTGGACTACGGTTCCTGGTCGGTCGGCAATCCCGTGCACCTCGGTTCGGAGCTGTTCGAATCAGCGACCGGCACGCAGATGGAGCATGTGATTTACAAGGAGACCACCCAGCTCTACACCTCGGTCTCCACGGGCGAGTTGGCCTTCGCGCTGGGCAGCAGCGCCACCGCGGGGCCGCTGCAGCGCGCGGCCAAACTGCGCTTCCTGGCGGTGGCGGCGCCCAAGCGCGTGGCGGCCTTCCCCGATGTACCGACGGTCGGCGAGTCCGGTGGTCCGAAGGGCTTCGAGGTCACCGGCTGGAATGCGATGGCGGTGCCCAAGGGCCTTCCTGACGCCGTGAGCGACAAGATCAAGCGCGACATCGAGAAGGCGCTTGCCGAACCCGACGTGCTTGAGAAATTCAAGAGCTTTGGTTATGAGCCCTTTCCGCAGACACGCGAGCAGTTCAACCAGTTCGTGCAGAGCGAGACCCGGCGTTTCGGCGACGTGATCCGCAAGGCAAACGTCTCTCTGGACTGA
- a CDS encoding Bug family tripartite tricarboxylate transporter substrate binding protein, protein MNHLRPERRSLLLGALAALAAPAWAQNAKAIKIVVPFAPGGGNDVFARQMAKSLGELRNQSVIVENKPGAGGNLGTEQVVRSAGDGTTLLLGHSGTVSINPALYKQLKYDPQKDLAPVAMFASSALVLVVPASSPVKTVADLLALAKAQPGSLNYASSGSGTGGHLTGEMFEQKSGVKIGHIPYKGTAPGLTDLVGGQVQMMFSVIPPALALVKSGRLRAVAVSGSQRLPSLPEVPTIAESGLLGLAGFESTLTYGILAPRGTPEATIRELSAQMLKIAASPDFQFRLGVEGAVPLLGGPAEYAALIRKESAKWAEIVKSSGATVE, encoded by the coding sequence ATGAACCATCTTCGTCCAGAACGCCGCAGCCTGCTGCTGGGCGCGCTTGCCGCACTGGCCGCTCCAGCGTGGGCCCAAAACGCCAAAGCGATCAAAATCGTCGTGCCTTTCGCACCCGGTGGGGGCAACGACGTGTTCGCCCGCCAGATGGCAAAAAGCCTGGGCGAGTTGCGCAACCAGAGCGTGATTGTGGAAAACAAGCCCGGCGCTGGTGGCAACCTCGGCACGGAGCAGGTGGTGCGCAGTGCGGGCGATGGGACGACGCTGTTGCTGGGGCACTCCGGCACGGTGTCGATCAACCCGGCGCTGTACAAGCAGCTGAAATATGACCCGCAGAAGGACCTCGCGCCGGTCGCCATGTTTGCCTCATCGGCCCTGGTGCTGGTGGTGCCGGCCTCGTCACCGGTGAAGACGGTGGCCGACCTGCTGGCATTGGCCAAAGCACAACCGGGCTCGCTCAACTACGCCTCCAGCGGCAGCGGCACGGGCGGCCACCTGACGGGCGAGATGTTCGAGCAGAAGAGCGGGGTCAAGATCGGCCACATCCCGTACAAGGGCACGGCCCCCGGCCTGACGGACCTGGTGGGCGGGCAGGTGCAGATGATGTTCAGCGTCATCCCGCCGGCGCTGGCGCTGGTCAAAAGTGGCCGCCTGCGGGCCGTGGCGGTCAGCGGCAGCCAGCGGCTTCCCTCGCTGCCCGAGGTGCCCACCATCGCCGAGTCCGGTCTGCTGGGCCTGGCCGGATTCGAAAGCACCCTGACCTACGGCATCCTCGCGCCCCGCGGCACGCCGGAGGCCACCATCAGGGAGCTGTCGGCGCAGATGCTGAAGATCGCCGCTTCTCCTGATTTCCAGTTCCGTCTGGGCGTGGAGGGCGCGGTTCCCCTGCTGGGTGGCCCCGCCGAGTACGCCGCCCTGATCAGGAAGGAAAGCGCCAAGTGGGCCGAAATCGTGAAGAGCTCCGGCGCCACGGTCGAATAG
- a CDS encoding sulfite exporter TauE/SafE family protein gives MSFPLITDPFFYVVAVPAVLMLGISKSGFGAGFGSLAVPVMALAVTVPQAAAILMPVLLLMDLLGLAAFHKDFDFKFLRFLIPCGLVGIVVGALLFKALDARMVAGIVGVFTLLFLAQRLLFPPRPDSPPPPRWLGAILTATSGFTSFVAHAGGPPLSAYVIPMRLSPIKFTATMAAFFFVINLSKWIPYGLLGLLDLRNMATSLVLLPLAPVGVWIGVRLARRISPVLFYRLLYVGMLLTGCKLVWDGLR, from the coding sequence GTGAGTTTCCCGCTGATCACCGACCCGTTTTTCTACGTCGTGGCCGTCCCCGCGGTGCTGATGCTGGGCATCAGCAAAAGCGGTTTTGGCGCGGGCTTTGGATCTCTTGCGGTGCCGGTGATGGCGCTGGCCGTGACGGTACCGCAGGCTGCCGCGATCCTGATGCCGGTGCTGTTGCTGATGGACCTGCTGGGCCTGGCGGCCTTTCACAAGGATTTCGACTTCAAGTTCCTGCGTTTCCTGATTCCCTGTGGTCTGGTGGGTATCGTGGTGGGCGCGCTGCTCTTCAAGGCATTGGACGCCCGGATGGTGGCCGGCATTGTGGGTGTGTTCACGCTGTTGTTTCTGGCGCAGCGCCTGCTGTTTCCGCCCCGGCCCGACAGCCCGCCGCCGCCCCGGTGGCTGGGAGCCATCCTGACGGCAACCTCGGGCTTCACGAGTTTTGTGGCGCACGCTGGCGGGCCGCCGCTGAGCGCCTATGTGATTCCGATGCGTCTGAGTCCGATCAAGTTCACCGCCACCATGGCGGCCTTCTTCTTTGTGATCAACCTCTCCAAATGGATTCCCTATGGCTTGCTGGGTCTGCTCGACTTGCGCAACATGGCCACCTCGCTGGTGCTCTTGCCCCTGGCGCCGGTCGGTGTGTGGATTGGTGTGCGTCTGGCCAGGCGCATCAGTCCGGTTCTTTTTTACCGGCTGCTGTATGTCGGCATGTTGCTCACGGGCTGCAAGCTGGTCTGGGACGGATTGCGTTAG
- a CDS encoding serine/threonine-protein kinase → MSLKKLGRYDLIRVLGKGAMGLVYEGRDPNLDRRVAIKTIKVENLSEEEAADYEVRFRTEARSAARLQHPNIVSVYDSDRDGDMAYLVMEFIHGDDLKHHMDQGKLYTLAQTLGIMGDLLSALDYAHRQSVVHRDIKPANLLIQGNGHVKLTDFGVARIQDSSDATRTRGTMVGTLKYMSPEQVQGRPIDARADLFAAGIVLYQLLTGKRPFDGDTDFVIIQQIVGHAAEAPTSFNPRLPAAIDAVVARALAKSPSQRFSTAREFNAALQAAAREAADPAVVPPASPAVSASSSTWTGTLHPGEALVGLQSGTSTDIPIVTQELELIYWKEIKDSNDAEDIRGFLNKFPVGIYADLARRRLKKLGALGGEDTDIGLRSDVGKQAMPLSATQLDKTVPEPRRGNGRIADTLPGAVEGSAQAGSAATARSAGPLSMEELAASAPAASAAPAGLMSRRSTWAIAAMVVLAAGIGFKLASGPGARAPAPSAAASTGAVVATTASPEAPLMPATSAQSVPAAAAQPEATGPAEAAPAPGRTRVIDKPRPAQQAQVKTPVVEAAPAPAPAPQPRRDTAAVAPAHPRQFCEGRNAVTLEICIAVQCARPIFANHPVCVERRALEQRQRESEQSLR, encoded by the coding sequence ATGAGTCTCAAGAAGCTAGGTCGATACGATCTCATCCGCGTGCTTGGCAAGGGCGCCATGGGTTTGGTATACGAGGGGCGCGATCCCAACCTGGACCGCCGGGTGGCGATCAAGACCATCAAGGTTGAGAACCTGTCGGAAGAGGAAGCCGCCGATTACGAGGTGCGCTTTCGGACCGAAGCCCGCTCGGCGGCTCGCCTGCAGCACCCCAACATTGTCAGCGTGTACGACTCCGATCGCGATGGCGACATGGCTTACCTGGTCATGGAATTTATCCACGGTGATGACCTCAAGCACCACATGGACCAGGGCAAGCTCTACACGCTGGCGCAAACCCTGGGCATCATGGGTGACCTGCTGTCGGCGCTGGACTATGCGCACCGGCAAAGCGTCGTTCACCGCGACATCAAGCCGGCCAACCTGCTGATCCAGGGCAATGGGCATGTCAAGCTCACCGATTTTGGTGTGGCCCGCATCCAGGATTCGAGCGATGCCACACGCACGCGGGGCACCATGGTGGGCACCCTGAAGTACATGTCGCCGGAGCAGGTCCAGGGCCGGCCGATTGATGCGCGGGCCGATCTGTTCGCCGCCGGCATCGTGCTGTACCAGCTGCTCACGGGCAAGCGGCCGTTTGACGGTGACACCGACTTCGTCATCATCCAGCAGATCGTTGGGCACGCCGCTGAGGCGCCGACCTCCTTCAACCCGAGATTACCCGCTGCGATCGACGCCGTGGTGGCCCGGGCGCTGGCCAAATCACCGTCCCAGCGTTTTTCAACCGCACGGGAATTCAATGCGGCCCTGCAGGCCGCCGCCCGCGAAGCGGCTGACCCGGCGGTGGTTCCGCCTGCAAGCCCGGCCGTGTCGGCCAGCAGTTCTACCTGGACGGGCACGCTGCACCCCGGCGAAGCGCTGGTGGGGTTGCAGTCGGGCACCAGCACCGACATTCCTATCGTGACGCAGGAGCTCGAGCTGATCTACTGGAAAGAGATCAAGGACTCGAACGACGCCGAAGATATTCGGGGCTTCCTGAACAAATTTCCCGTCGGCATTTACGCTGACCTGGCACGCCGCCGCCTGAAGAAGCTCGGCGCGCTGGGGGGCGAGGATACAGATATCGGCCTGCGCTCCGACGTGGGCAAGCAGGCGATGCCGCTGTCTGCCACGCAACTCGACAAGACAGTGCCTGAGCCCAGACGGGGGAACGGCCGCATCGCCGACACGCTGCCGGGCGCCGTTGAGGGTAGCGCCCAAGCCGGGTCTGCGGCCACGGCCCGCAGCGCCGGGCCCCTGTCGATGGAGGAGCTCGCCGCCTCCGCACCGGCCGCCAGCGCTGCTCCCGCCGGCCTGATGTCCCGGCGTTCGACTTGGGCCATTGCGGCCATGGTGGTGCTGGCCGCCGGTATCGGGTTCAAGCTGGCATCGGGCCCGGGTGCCCGCGCACCCGCCCCTTCAGCCGCAGCCAGCACCGGTGCAGTCGTAGCGACAACGGCATCGCCGGAAGCTCCCCTCATGCCAGCCACGTCAGCCCAGAGCGTGCCAGCCGCAGCCGCGCAGCCAGAGGCAACCGGCCCGGCAGAAGCAGCCCCCGCGCCGGGTAGAACACGGGTAATTGACAAGCCGAGGCCGGCTCAGCAGGCTCAAGTAAAAACGCCAGTGGTCGAGGCCGCGCCCGCGCCCGCGCCCGCTCCTCAGCCGAGGCGGGATACGGCCGCCGTGGCCCCGGCGCACCCCAGGCAGTTTTGCG